One window of Plasmodium relictum strain SGS1 genome assembly, chromosome: 14 genomic DNA carries:
- the SET5 gene encoding histone-lysine N-methyltransferase, putative: MIIIKRSFHNYFAKNALKNILKKENINYNDIYKKIYIGNSIYNGLGVFSLDIIKKNEVIEVCPTIEIENEQIPKILVDCLFESEQENINKKIVDILTKKKETTNYKLLPLGHGMLYNHSSTPNAFVQIFPITQKKETVTCNKIMIFYAQQDIQKNEEIFISYGESWWNVCIYYMCNIKKKKEKKK, translated from the exons atGATTATCATTAAAAGAAGTTTTCACAATTATTTTGCTAAAAATGCcctaaaaaatattttaaagaagGAAAATATCAAttataatgatatatataagaaGATATATATTGGTAATTCTATTTATAATGGCCTAGGAGTTTTTTCATTagacataataaaaaaaaatgaagtaaTTGAAGTATGTCCTACAATTGAAATAGAAAATGAGCAAATACCAAAAATATTAGTAGATTGCTTATTTGAAAGTGaacaagaaaatataaataagaaaatagttgatattttaacaaaaaaaaaggaaacaaCAAATTATAAACTTTTGCCGTTAGGGCATGGAATGCTATATAATCATTCTAGTACACCTAATGCATTTGTTCAAATTTTTCCTATTActcaaaaaaaa GAAACAGTTACTTGcaataaaattatgatatTCTATGCTCAACAGGACatacaaaaaaatgaagaaatttttatttcatatggAGAATCCTGGTGGAATGTATGCATATATTATATGTGtaacataaaaaagaaaaaagaaaaaaaaaaataa
- a CDS encoding geranylgeranyl transferase type2 beta subunit, putative, with protein MELHLNLHEKYFLNTIIEKLSNKSNVKKLSNKYESFFLSGIFWVLSGLLIVNKNRKKLDEILEKEIIEIIYLLVMQCLQTKKIKEKYIYNMKKEKYFFSDKDIDKLMNKVENDSKSNKVDFKKIKKSEDEKIDLCSLKINFDEKNKNINKKHSNTNSCAILEYPESKKIINSEVNSQAYDEIYNENKKKYKLEKKKKKVKKFIIRGFSPCNKKYLYEPNVISTLSAIQILFLLNKVSENDISTKVLLEIYNFIYFLLDEERGFFHFSLSSIRFQFDGDMRFMFCSLSSLYLINLILKKRNIWINIYNNKDKYIHWIINCFNLDGGFSNYPGSESHAGTTFCAINSLNLLKDENNKNYFSYNSILKKKLIRWLCDRYENYGINGRVGKDHDVCYAWWVLSSLVAMKKDLRKLFNVNILINFILKCQDKNKGGFSRIEQNENNLKNQNFNYFENENLIYRETDQFHSFFSICALSLIYYNVYYKKKRKKKYIFFDNSLIPKHLEESLSNLENVHESFAMPVHMLG; from the exons atggaactacatttaaatttacatgaaaaatactttttaaatacgataattgaaaaattatcaaataaatcaaatgtaaaaaaattatctaatAAGTATGAATCCTTTTTTCTTAGTGGGATATTTTGGGTTCTAAGTGGTCTTTTgatagtaaataaaaatagaaaaaaattagatgaaatactagaaaaagaaataatagaaatCATTTATCTATTAGTAATGCAATGCTtgcaaacaaaaaaaataaaagaaaagtacatttataatatgaaaaaagaaaaatattttttttcggATAAAGATATTGATAAATTAATGAATAAAGTTGAAAATGATTCTAAATCTAATAAAGtagattttaaaaaaataaaaaaaagtgaagatgaaaaaattGATCTAtgttcattaaaaataaattttgacgagaagaataaaaatattaataaaaaacataGTAATACAAATAGTTGTGCAATACTTGAGTACCCAGAAAGTAAAAAGATAATTAATAGTGAAGTAAATAGCCAAGCATATGATGAAATAtacaatgaaaataaaaaaaaatacaaattagaaaaaaagaaaaaaaaagtaaaaaagtttattatAAGAGGTTTTTCTCCatgtaataaaaagtatttatatGAACCAAATGTAATTTCTACTTTAAGTGCTAttcaaatattatttttattaaataaagtaAGTGAAAATGATATAAGCACAAAAGTATtattagaaatatataattttatatactttCTTCTTGATGAGGAAAGAGGcttctttcatttttctttgaGTAGTATAAGATTTCAGTTTGATGGTGATATGCGTTTTATGTTTTGTTCTTTATCTTCTTTATATCTCATTAATCTTATActaaagaaaagaaatatatggattaatatatataataataaagataaatatatacattggATAATCAACTGTTTTAATTTAGATGGAGGATTTTCAAATTATCCAGGCTCCGAGTCGCATGCTGGGACAACATTTTGTGcaataaattcattaaatttattaaaagatgaaaataataaaaattatttttcatataactccattctcaaaaaaaaattaatcag gtGGTTATGTGATAGATATGAGAACTATGGAATTAATGGAAGGGTGGGAAAAGATCATGACGTTTGCTATGCATGGTGGGTTTTGAGTAGTTTAGTTGCTATGAAAAAAGATCttagaaaattatttaatgtaaatatactgataaattttattttgaaatgtcaagataaaaataaaggagGATTTTCAAGAATTGAACAAAATGAAAACAATCTAAAAAaccaaaattttaattattttgaaaatgaaaatttgaTTTACAGAGAAACAGATCAATTTCACagttttttttcaatatgtGCTTTGTctcttatttattataatgtttattataagaaaaaaagaaaaaaaaaatatatattttttgataattcTTTAATTCCCAAGCACTTAGAGGAAAGTCTAAGTAATTTAGAAAATGTTCATGAATCTTTTGCAATGCCTGTTCATATGCTtggataa
- the EMC6 gene encoding ER membrane protein complex subunit 6, putative, with amino-acid sequence MEKKNNNKEHEVNLMSSLDLKFLDDKKYDEHKIKHNQNSLILSKQFYGIISGITVGILGIQGIYGFLFFFLFTIIGTLMTYFHIKSNFNSFFLKKSDVLYGDIFSGLISFILFWTLTYDILYIF; translated from the exons atggaaaaaaaaaataataataaggaACATGAAGTTAATTTAATGAGTAGTTTAGACTTAAAATTCTTagatgataaaaaatatgatgaacataaaataaaacataatcaaaattcattaatattaaGTAAACAATTTTATGGAATAATAAGTGGAATTACTGTTGGGATATTAGGAATTCAAGGTATATAtggttttctttttttttttttgtttactaTTATTGGCACATTAATGacatattttcatattaaaagtaattttaattcattttttttgaaaaaatcaGATGTTTTATATGGGGATATCTTCAGTGGATTaata tctTTTATTTTGTTCTGGACATTGACCTATGACATactttacattttttaa
- a CDS encoding adrenodoxin-type ferredoxin, putative — MISRFSILSGNKFKRNLYNKIKNNFTYLNTNNYFCTQNSDEIDVTFISQDNYEKTIKAKIGDSILKVAHDNNINIEGACEGFCACSTCHVIIDEKFYDLIPEALDNEIDMLELAPCITETSRLGCQVKLKKELNGIKIKLPPMTRNFYVDGYVPTPH; from the exons atgatttcaa gaTTTAGTATTCTTAGTGgcaataaatttaaaaggaatttatataataagattaaaaataatttcacaTATCTTAATACTAACAATTATTTTTGTACTCAGAATTCAGATGAAat cgATGTAACATTTATAAGCCAAGACAATTATGAAAAAACAATTAAAGCTAAGATAGGAGATAGTATATTAAAAGTTGCtcatgataataatataaatattgaag gTGCGTGTGAAGGATTTTGTGCTTGTTCTACTTGTCACGTAATAATTgatgaaaaattttatgatctCATACCAGAAGCATTGGACAACGAAATAGATATGCTAGAACTAGCTCCTTGTATAACTGAAAc tTCAAGATTAGGTTGCCAagtaaaactaaaaaaagaattgaatggaataaaaataaaattacctCCAATGACaagaaatttttatgtaGATGGCTATGTTCCTACTCCACATTAG